Proteins encoded by one window of Emticicia oligotrophica DSM 17448:
- a CDS encoding sensor histidine kinase produces the protein MSFSPRIIAFFLAVLITLVSIAFLSFVPEVTAAMLFVVGVACFFATFFFVFYTIDILVFREVEQIYKTIQKLKIRDFDISRKSLIKSVNPIKKLNSEISTYVTKKQNEIEELKRMEQYRREFLADVSHELKTPIFSAQGFIHTLIDGAKDDPKTLDRFLNRAAKSIDALDALVRDLVTLSQVEKGDLKMHFEQIDLKIITQEIFEQLEYKAQSRGVTLKIKPKTLEKALVKADKQRITQVLTNLVDNAIKYGKDNGKVVVEIEEDKKHFHVSVEDDGPGIQPEHLARIFERFYRVDKSRSRDTGGTGLGLAIVKHILNAHNSKITVTSKLEKGTTFKFKLTKILEIPTETTVDNE, from the coding sequence ATGTCATTTAGCCCTCGAATCATTGCATTCTTTCTTGCGGTTCTCATCACCCTAGTTTCGATTGCGTTTTTAAGTTTTGTTCCCGAAGTAACGGCCGCCATGCTTTTTGTAGTTGGCGTAGCTTGCTTTTTTGCTACCTTCTTTTTTGTATTTTATACCATTGATATTTTGGTTTTTCGAGAAGTAGAACAGATTTACAAAACCATTCAGAAACTTAAAATTCGTGATTTTGATATCTCTCGAAAATCGCTCATCAAAAGTGTCAATCCCATCAAAAAACTTAATTCTGAAATTTCTACTTATGTGACTAAAAAACAAAACGAAATTGAGGAATTGAAACGAATGGAACAATACAGAAGAGAATTTTTGGCAGATGTTTCGCACGAACTCAAAACACCTATTTTTTCGGCACAAGGATTTATTCATACGCTCATCGATGGAGCTAAAGATGACCCTAAAACGCTCGACCGCTTCCTCAATCGTGCGGCAAAAAGCATTGATGCCCTTGATGCCTTAGTGAGAGATTTGGTGACACTCTCACAGGTAGAAAAAGGTGATTTAAAAATGCACTTCGAGCAAATAGACCTAAAGATTATTACGCAGGAAATCTTCGAACAACTGGAGTATAAAGCACAAAGCAGAGGTGTAACACTAAAAATTAAGCCTAAAACCCTTGAAAAAGCACTAGTCAAAGCTGATAAGCAAAGAATTACGCAAGTATTAACTAATTTAGTTGATAATGCCATAAAGTATGGAAAAGACAACGGTAAAGTTGTGGTCGAAATTGAAGAGGATAAGAAGCATTTCCATGTATCGGTTGAAGACGATGGTCCAGGAATTCAACCAGAGCATCTAGCACGAATTTTCGAACGTTTTTATCGAGTAGATAAGAGCCGTTCGCGTGATACAGGAGGCACAGGTTTAGGCCTTGCCATCGTGAAACACATCTTAAACGCTCACAATTCAAAAATTACTGTTACGAGTAAATTAGAGAAGGGCACTACTTTTAAATTCAAATTAACCAAAATATTAGAGATTCCTACCGAAACAACGGTTGATAATGAGTAA
- a CDS encoding oxidoreductase, translating into MAEKFKPKYTRVAQLKTAQDLRNYLETNEVKLDFDDDLITGDASPFRKNITLKSGKKIGNSLAILPMEGWDGTADGRPSDLTKRRWENFAISGAKLLWGCEAVAVSHEGRANPRQLVINEANFSEYENLYKLVVEKHTEKFGTADDLVVGLQLTHSGRFCKPNDNTKFESKILYNHPKLDKKFHLSEEHPIMTDDEIDSLIEDFIKAAVLAQKAGFQFIDIKHCHGYLGHEFLSAYDREGKYGGSFENRTRFLRNIVEGVKKAAPGLEMGIRLSAIDFVPFKKSDSGIGEPDLKPNETYKYAFGSDESGINVDLEEPKAFLALAQSLGIQLICITVSSPYYNPHLIRPALFPPSDGYQPPEEPLTGVARMIDVAAGLKEAFPDLIIVGSGYSYLQEWLPNVAQNVLRNNKADFVGFGRMVLSYPTMPDDMLNDRPTQRKLLCRTFSDCTTAPRNGLYSGCFPLDAIYKNHPHAEILKTIKDGL; encoded by the coding sequence ATGGCAGAAAAATTTAAACCTAAATATACAAGAGTAGCTCAACTCAAAACAGCTCAGGATTTGAGAAATTATTTGGAGACAAATGAGGTAAAACTTGACTTTGATGATGACTTAATTACAGGAGACGCATCGCCTTTCAGAAAAAATATTACCTTAAAATCTGGCAAGAAAATCGGTAATAGCTTGGCTATTTTACCCATGGAAGGTTGGGATGGTACAGCCGATGGTCGCCCAAGTGACCTCACAAAGCGTCGTTGGGAAAATTTTGCTATTAGTGGAGCAAAACTTCTTTGGGGTTGTGAAGCAGTGGCTGTATCTCACGAAGGAAGAGCCAATCCGCGTCAGTTGGTTATTAATGAAGCTAATTTCTCTGAATATGAGAATCTCTACAAATTGGTAGTTGAAAAACATACCGAAAAATTTGGCACAGCCGATGATTTAGTGGTTGGTCTTCAACTCACTCACTCTGGTCGTTTCTGTAAACCAAACGATAACACAAAGTTTGAATCGAAAATTCTCTATAATCATCCAAAATTAGACAAGAAATTTCATTTGAGCGAAGAGCATCCAATCATGACTGATGATGAAATTGATTCCCTCATCGAGGATTTTATAAAGGCTGCTGTTTTAGCTCAAAAGGCAGGTTTTCAATTCATTGATATCAAACATTGCCATGGATATTTAGGTCATGAATTTCTGAGTGCCTATGACCGTGAAGGCAAATATGGTGGTAGTTTCGAGAATCGTACGAGATTTTTACGAAATATCGTTGAAGGTGTGAAAAAAGCTGCCCCAGGTTTAGAAATGGGCATTCGTTTGAGTGCGATTGATTTTGTTCCGTTCAAAAAAAGTGATTCTGGTATAGGCGAACCCGACTTAAAACCAAATGAAACCTACAAATATGCATTCGGCTCTGACGAATCAGGCATTAATGTAGATTTAGAAGAACCTAAAGCATTTTTAGCCTTGGCACAGAGCCTAGGTATTCAGCTCATTTGTATTACGGTTTCAAGTCCTTATTATAACCCTCATTTGATTCGTCCAGCACTATTTCCGCCATCAGATGGCTATCAACCACCTGAAGAACCACTTACAGGCGTAGCTCGCATGATTGATGTAGCAGCAGGCTTAAAAGAAGCTTTTCCAGATTTAATCATTGTTGGCTCTGGCTATTCTTATCTGCAAGAATGGCTGCCAAATGTAGCACAAAACGTTTTACGAAATAATAAAGCTGATTTTGTTGGCTTTGGTAGAATGGTATTATCTTATCCAACAATGCCTGATGATATGCTTAATGATAGACCAACGCAAAGAAAATTACTGTGTCGTACTTTTTCAGACTGCACAACTGCCCCTCGAAATGGTTTATATTCTGGGTGTTTTCCTTTAGATGCTATCTATAAAAATCATCCTCACGCCGAAATTTTAAAAACCATTAAAGACGGTCTATGA
- the hemB gene encoding porphobilinogen synthase → MLISRPRRNRKSAAIRALVQETTLSVDDFIFPMFVMEGSGIKSEIKSMPNIYRFSIDTLLEEMKEVSDLGIKSICLFPNYPESKKDKYATESYKADTLYLRALSEIKEKFPHIALMTDVAMDPYSSDGHDGLVENGEILNDETLDILGKMALAQARAGADILGPSDMMDGRIGYIRELLDDEGFTNVSIMSYSVKYASAFYGPFRDALDSAPKFGDKKTYQMNPANVREALIEGQLDVAEGADFLMVKPAFSYLDVIKTMADNFDLPIAAYNVSGEYAMIKAAAQNGWLDGEKAMLEMLLSIKRAGAKIILSYFAKEFALLKK, encoded by the coding sequence ATGCTAATCAGTCGCCCACGTAGAAATAGAAAAAGTGCTGCCATCAGGGCTTTAGTACAAGAAACTACCCTTTCGGTAGATGATTTTATCTTTCCAATGTTTGTCATGGAAGGTTCGGGAATTAAGAGCGAGATAAAATCAATGCCCAATATTTATCGCTTTTCGATAGATACACTTTTAGAAGAAATGAAAGAGGTATCTGATTTAGGCATAAAATCAATTTGCCTTTTCCCGAATTATCCAGAATCGAAAAAAGATAAATATGCCACAGAAAGCTATAAAGCTGATACTTTATATTTAAGAGCATTGAGTGAAATCAAGGAAAAATTCCCGCATATCGCCCTTATGACTGATGTAGCTATGGACCCTTACAGTAGCGATGGCCATGACGGTTTGGTAGAAAATGGCGAAATTCTCAACGATGAAACACTCGATATTTTAGGCAAAATGGCCCTTGCTCAAGCACGTGCAGGAGCCGATATTCTTGGGCCTTCTGATATGATGGATGGACGCATTGGTTACATTCGTGAACTCCTTGATGATGAAGGCTTTACGAATGTGAGTATTATGTCTTATTCGGTGAAATATGCTAGTGCATTCTACGGTCCATTCCGTGATGCCCTAGATTCTGCCCCAAAATTCGGTGATAAAAAAACTTATCAAATGAACCCCGCCAATGTGCGTGAGGCACTCATTGAAGGTCAGCTCGATGTGGCAGAAGGTGCTGATTTCTTGATGGTAAAACCAGCATTCTCTTATTTGGATGTGATTAAAACAATGGCTGATAACTTCGATTTACCTATTGCTGCTTATAATGTTTCTGGCGAATATGCTATGATTAAAGCTGCTGCACAAAATGGCTGGCTCGATGGAGAAAAAGCCATGCTCGAAATGCTTTTGAGCATCAAACGAGCAGGTGCAAAAATCATCTTGAGTTATTTTGCTAAAGAATTTGCCTTGTTGAAAAAATAA
- a CDS encoding RluA family pseudouridine synthase has translation MEYDFDFSVFDEPETPKIKETVKKVDFKDIIIFENEDYILINKPPYISSLDERTQDKRQGSTPQSILRLAKEYSHDAQLCHRLDKETSGVLAIAKNPAAYRHLAMQFEAREVTKRYHAITNGVHDFEGVSVYLPIAQLRDGTGVRIDREKGKIAETIFNTLKAYRGFTLVECIPITGRMHQIRVHLQCLKASIVSDPMYGGNDIFLSQIKSKKFNLKNGTEELPLIRRVALHAHSLTFKLLNGETIRVEAPYPKDFSVVVKQLDKFA, from the coding sequence ATGGAATACGACTTCGATTTTAGTGTTTTCGATGAACCAGAAACACCCAAAATAAAAGAAACAGTAAAGAAAGTTGATTTTAAAGATATTATAATTTTCGAAAACGAAGATTATATCTTAATCAATAAACCCCCATATATTTCAAGCCTTGATGAACGTACCCAAGATAAACGTCAGGGCAGCACTCCACAGAGTATTTTACGTTTAGCTAAAGAATACTCACATGATGCCCAATTATGTCATCGACTTGATAAAGAAACTTCTGGTGTATTGGCTATTGCCAAAAATCCTGCGGCTTACCGTCATTTGGCTATGCAATTTGAGGCTCGTGAAGTAACCAAACGCTACCATGCCATTACTAATGGTGTTCATGATTTCGAAGGAGTTTCTGTTTATCTTCCAATTGCTCAATTAAGAGATGGAACTGGAGTAAGAATTGACCGTGAAAAGGGGAAAATCGCCGAAACCATTTTCAATACCCTCAAGGCCTACCGTGGCTTTACATTGGTAGAATGTATTCCGATTACTGGTCGCATGCACCAAATTAGGGTACACTTACAATGCCTGAAAGCTTCTATTGTTTCTGACCCCATGTATGGAGGGAACGATATTTTTCTTTCACAAATCAAGAGTAAGAAATTTAATCTTAAAAACGGCACAGAAGAATTACCGCTTATCCGAAGAGTAGCTCTGCACGCCCATTCACTTACTTTCAAACTTTTGAATGGCGAAACTATTAGGGTAGAAGCCCCCTATCCGAAAGACTTTAGCGTAGTGGTGAAGCAATTAGATAAATTTGCTTAA
- the greA gene encoding transcription elongation factor GreA, with protein sequence MSKIQYYTEEGFNNLKNKLHELKTKGRADIARQIAEARDKGDLSENAEYDAAKDAQGLMEMEISKLEEVVANARILDESTIDTSKVSLLSKVKIKNKKNGALMAYTLVAEEEADLKQGKISINSPFGKGLFGKKLGDTAEIQAPAGVVEVEILEITR encoded by the coding sequence ATGTCTAAAATTCAATATTACACAGAAGAAGGTTTCAACAACCTAAAAAATAAACTGCATGAATTAAAAACTAAAGGTCGTGCTGATATCGCACGCCAAATTGCTGAGGCTCGTGATAAAGGTGACTTGTCGGAAAATGCAGAATATGATGCCGCCAAAGATGCACAAGGATTGATGGAGATGGAAATTTCGAAGTTGGAAGAGGTGGTAGCTAATGCTCGTATTTTAGATGAATCAACGATTGATACATCAAAAGTTTCGTTATTATCGAAAGTGAAAATCAAAAATAAGAAAAATGGTGCCTTAATGGCCTATACATTGGTTGCAGAAGAGGAAGCTGATTTAAAACAAGGAAAGATTTCAATCAACTCACCATTTGGAAAAGGTCTTTTTGGTAAAAAATTAGGAGATACTGCCGAAATTCAAGCTCCTGCGGGCGTGGTTGAGGTAGAAATTTTGGAAATTACGCGATAG
- a CDS encoding dihydroorotase, translated as MSQSILILNALVVNEGKITPADIFIKDGFIEQIGNNLSHLAAKKVIDATGKYLLPGVIDDQVHFREPGLTHKATIATEARAAVAGGTTSFMEMPNTVPNALTQTLLADKYQIASQTSIANYSFFMGASNDNYDEAMKTDIKNVCGLKIFMGSSTGNMLVDNVDVLTRIFSNFPSLIATHCEDEATVKANLAKYKEQYGENIPYDIHAIIRNEEACYKSSAMAIELAKKHQTRLHILHISTADEISLFSNAPLNDSKHITSEVCVHHLWFDADDYRRLGNQIKCNPAIKHGHREKLLQALLDDHFDVIATDHAPHTWDEKQQSYWQAPAGLPLVQHSLNVMLEFYKQGKISLEKIVQKMSHAVADCFQIDRRGYIREGYWADLVLVDLNDTTLVTKDSLYAKCGWSPFEGTEFGSKVSHTIVSGNIAFANGKFDEINKGKRLAFNR; from the coding sequence ATGTCACAATCCATTCTAATACTCAACGCCTTAGTGGTTAATGAAGGCAAAATTACGCCAGCTGATATATTCATCAAAGATGGTTTTATTGAGCAAATAGGCAATAATCTTTCACATCTTGCTGCAAAAAAAGTAATTGATGCAACTGGTAAATATCTACTCCCAGGTGTGATTGACGACCAAGTGCATTTCCGCGAACCGGGCCTGACTCATAAAGCAACTATCGCCACAGAGGCTCGTGCAGCAGTAGCAGGTGGCACTACCAGTTTTATGGAAATGCCCAATACTGTACCTAATGCACTAACACAAACTTTACTAGCAGATAAATATCAAATTGCATCGCAAACTTCAATAGCCAACTATTCATTTTTCATGGGAGCATCGAATGATAATTATGATGAAGCCATGAAAACTGACATCAAAAATGTGTGTGGTTTAAAGATTTTCATGGGAAGTTCAACGGGCAATATGTTGGTTGATAATGTTGATGTATTGACAAGAATATTCTCTAATTTCCCTTCACTTATTGCTACACATTGTGAAGACGAAGCTACCGTTAAAGCTAATTTAGCGAAGTATAAGGAACAATATGGCGAAAACATTCCGTATGATATTCACGCCATTATTCGCAATGAAGAAGCATGCTATAAGTCATCAGCAATGGCGATTGAATTAGCAAAAAAACATCAAACAAGATTACATATTTTGCATATTTCTACAGCTGACGAAATATCATTATTTAGCAATGCTCCTTTAAATGATAGCAAACACATTACCTCTGAAGTTTGTGTGCACCATTTATGGTTCGATGCTGATGATTATCGTCGTTTGGGTAATCAAATTAAGTGTAATCCAGCAATCAAACATGGCCATCGTGAAAAATTATTACAGGCTCTGCTCGACGACCACTTTGATGTAATTGCAACCGACCACGCTCCACATACTTGGGATGAAAAACAACAATCTTATTGGCAAGCTCCTGCCGGACTTCCACTGGTTCAACATTCACTAAATGTAATGCTCGAATTTTATAAACAAGGGAAAATTTCGCTTGAAAAAATCGTTCAAAAAATGTCGCATGCAGTGGCAGATTGCTTCCAGATTGACCGCCGAGGCTATATCAGAGAAGGTTACTGGGCTGATTTAGTATTGGTTGATTTAAACGATACTACGCTTGTTACCAAAGATAGTCTTTATGCAAAATGTGGATGGTCGCCATTTGAAGGTACTGAGTTTGGTTCGAAAGTTAGCCACACAATTGTATCAGGAAACATTGCGTTTGCGAATGGTAAATTCGATGAAATAAATAAAGGAAAAAGACTTGCCTTTAACCGTTAA
- the fmt gene encoding methionyl-tRNA formyltransferase, which translates to MKIVFMGTPDFAVASLKALVESGKEVVAVITAPDKPSGRGLVMNETPVKKYAVSKGIPVLQPEKLKNPEFLEQLRSYQADLQIVVAFRMLPEVVWNMPHLGTFNLHGSLLPQYRGAAPINWAVINGETETGVTTFFLQHEIDTGNIIFAEKTPILPDDNAGTIHDKLMEIGAGLVVKTVEAIEAGNYPQIPQDMSAELKSAPKIFKETCQINWNQPAEKVHNFIRGLSPYPAAWALLNDKSCKIYKTEIGEVTDDSLEIGSFKTDGKSFLDFKTADKYLKIKELQLEGKKRMGIEEFLRGFRA; encoded by the coding sequence ATGAAAATAGTTTTTATGGGTACGCCCGATTTTGCGGTTGCGAGTCTTAAAGCATTGGTAGAAAGTGGTAAAGAAGTAGTTGCAGTCATTACTGCACCCGATAAACCTTCGGGAAGAGGCTTGGTAATGAACGAAACACCCGTAAAAAAATACGCGGTTTCTAAGGGGATTCCTGTACTACAACCAGAAAAGCTAAAAAATCCTGAGTTTTTAGAGCAACTACGTAGTTATCAAGCTGATTTACAAATTGTTGTTGCATTTCGAATGCTGCCCGAAGTGGTGTGGAATATGCCTCACCTCGGGACTTTCAATTTACACGGTTCACTCCTACCCCAATACCGTGGTGCTGCTCCAATCAACTGGGCTGTGATTAACGGTGAAACTGAAACTGGCGTTACAACCTTTTTCTTACAACACGAAATAGACACGGGCAATATTATTTTCGCAGAAAAAACACCTATTTTACCTGATGATAACGCAGGTACCATTCACGATAAATTAATGGAAATCGGTGCTGGTTTGGTGGTCAAAACGGTGGAAGCCATAGAAGCGGGCAATTACCCACAAATACCACAAGATATGAGTGCAGAACTAAAATCTGCTCCAAAAATATTTAAAGAAACTTGTCAAATCAATTGGAATCAACCCGCCGAGAAGGTGCATAATTTTATTCGAGGACTTTCGCCCTATCCTGCTGCTTGGGCATTACTAAATGACAAATCATGCAAAATTTATAAAACTGAAATTGGCGAGGTGACCGATGATTCTTTAGAGATTGGAAGTTTTAAAACCGATGGCAAATCTTTTCTCGACTTCAAAACAGCCGATAAGTATTTAAAAATCAAAGAATTGCAACTCGAAGGCAAAAAACGAATGGGAATTGAAGAATTTTTGAGAGGCTTTAGGGCATAA
- a CDS encoding 3-ketoacyl-ACP reductase gives MKKVAFITGGSRGIGLGIAQHLAQNGFNLAINGMRDEETVTEVLSFLSILGAEVIYCQGDIASKEARTAMLQKIKNHFGRLDVLVNNAGVAPKERNDILLASEESFDYVLSTNLKGTYFLTQAVANWMIEQKKSNGDFDGCIITISSISATVASVNRGEYCVSKAGLGMMTQLFAARLGEFNIPVYEVRPGVIKTDMTSGVTEKYDKLIADGLTVQNRWGFPEDIGKAVSAIAKGGFPYSTGQVFMIDGGLTIARL, from the coding sequence ATGAAAAAGGTAGCGTTTATCACTGGTGGAAGTCGAGGCATTGGATTAGGAATTGCCCAACATTTGGCACAAAATGGTTTTAATTTGGCCATTAACGGCATGCGAGACGAAGAAACAGTAACAGAGGTCTTGAGCTTTCTATCTATTCTCGGAGCAGAAGTTATTTATTGCCAGGGCGATATAGCTTCAAAAGAAGCTCGGACTGCAATGCTTCAAAAAATCAAAAATCATTTCGGTAGATTAGATGTATTGGTTAATAATGCGGGAGTGGCTCCCAAAGAAAGAAATGATATTTTGCTGGCCAGCGAAGAAAGTTTCGATTACGTACTTTCTACAAATTTAAAGGGTACATATTTCTTAACTCAAGCCGTGGCTAATTGGATGATTGAGCAAAAGAAATCAAACGGCGATTTTGATGGCTGTATCATTACAATTTCGTCTATTTCAGCCACAGTAGCATCAGTTAATCGAGGAGAATATTGTGTATCAAAGGCGGGTTTAGGTATGATGACTCAACTTTTTGCCGCTCGACTAGGTGAATTTAATATTCCAGTATATGAAGTCAGACCGGGCGTAATTAAAACCGATATGACATCGGGTGTCACTGAAAAATATGACAAACTTATCGCCGATGGGCTCACCGTACAAAATCGATGGGGCTTTCCAGAAGATATAGGCAAAGCTGTCTCAGCAATAGCCAAAGGAGGCTTCCCCTATTCTACCGGCCAAGTGTTTATGATTGATGGTGGTCTGACGATTGCGAGATTATGA
- a CDS encoding sugar phosphate isomerase/epimerase family protein, translating into MNRRNFIATSLTGTILAKTNFLFAQPLTNHSISVFSKTLHWIEDYHTLADTIAEMGFDGIDLTVRPDGHVLPEKVEIDLPKAVAAAQKAKLQIPMIVTSILQGDALAERVIKTASEQKIEHYRMGWYHLDMKQDILMQVDNFKNQMKSVEVLNRKHKISGEYQNHGGQNLGAAVWDIQPIFKSIDSPYLGCQYDVNHATAENGANWETGFRIIAPYIKTLAIKDFKWVLKNSKLVKEGCPLGEGIVDWPKFLGLLKQYNIKVPMTMHFEYDLGGAENGLRNIKIDKKDILAAMKKDLTLLKTWLA; encoded by the coding sequence ATGAACAGACGAAATTTTATAGCAACAAGCCTAACTGGTACTATTTTAGCAAAAACTAATTTTCTTTTTGCACAACCCCTTACCAATCACTCCATTAGTGTATTTTCAAAAACACTTCATTGGATTGAAGACTATCATACATTAGCCGATACTATCGCCGAAATGGGTTTCGATGGAATCGACCTAACGGTTCGTCCCGATGGGCACGTATTACCCGAAAAAGTTGAAATAGATTTGCCTAAAGCCGTAGCTGCTGCCCAGAAAGCAAAACTGCAAATTCCGATGATTGTAACGAGTATCTTACAAGGCGATGCCTTAGCCGAACGCGTTATAAAAACTGCCAGTGAACAGAAAATTGAGCACTATCGAATGGGCTGGTATCATTTAGATATGAAGCAGGACATCTTGATGCAGGTTGATAACTTTAAAAACCAAATGAAGAGCGTAGAGGTACTTAATCGAAAACACAAAATATCAGGGGAGTATCAAAACCACGGAGGGCAAAATCTTGGAGCTGCCGTTTGGGATATTCAACCCATATTCAAGTCTATTGATTCTCCTTATTTGGGTTGCCAATATGATGTAAATCATGCTACTGCCGAAAATGGTGCAAACTGGGAAACTGGTTTCCGAATCATTGCTCCTTATATTAAAACATTGGCTATCAAGGATTTTAAATGGGTGCTGAAGAATAGCAAATTAGTCAAAGAAGGCTGCCCACTCGGTGAAGGGATTGTAGATTGGCCAAAGTTTTTAGGTTTACTAAAACAGTATAACATCAAAGTACCAATGACGATGCATTTTGAATACGACTTGGGTGGAGCCGAAAATGGATTAAGAAACATAAAAATAGATAAAAAAGACATTCTTGCGGCCATGAAAAAAGACTTAACACTTCTAAAAACATGGCTTGCGTAA
- a CDS encoding glycoside hydrolase family 88 protein, which yields MINIDFNLQPSDLTAKLATFWELSGKKIHAIENNYDVSKGSPVFTRKGEYTTRGWTEWTQGFQFGSAILQFDATGDEQFLEIGRKNTLKVMAPHVSHIGVHDHGFNNISTYGNLLRLMREGKITFNEWEKNFYELALKISGAVQASRWTPIKNGGYIHSFNGAHSLFVDTIRSCRALVLSHRLGHVFQAENDIKINLLDRALQHIKATADYSVFYGEGRDSYDIWGRTAHESVFNVKDGNFRCPNSQQGYTGFSTWTRGLAWAMCGFPEELEFLETLDDSELEAFGGRANIEKYMLKAAQATCDFYLEHTPIDGVPYWDTGAPNLYKLGDYLGQKANPYNDYEPVDASAAAIGSQGLLRLGRYLMRKGDTENGRKYWQTGLTVLNTLLDEPYLSTKENHQGLLLHSIYHQPNGWDYVPEGSRIANGESSMWGDYHFREVALYVQKLINQEPYYTFYNCL from the coding sequence ATGATTAACATTGATTTCAACCTACAACCATCTGATTTAACCGCAAAACTTGCTACCTTCTGGGAGCTTTCAGGCAAGAAAATTCATGCAATTGAAAACAACTACGATGTTTCAAAGGGCTCTCCAGTATTTACTCGGAAAGGTGAATATACCACTCGTGGTTGGACAGAATGGACGCAGGGCTTTCAGTTTGGCTCAGCCATTTTGCAATTTGATGCTACGGGCGATGAACAATTCCTTGAAATTGGGCGTAAAAATACCTTAAAAGTAATGGCTCCTCATGTAAGCCACATTGGCGTACACGACCACGGCTTTAACAACATAAGCACTTATGGTAATTTATTGCGTTTGATGCGTGAAGGCAAAATTACGTTCAATGAATGGGAAAAGAACTTCTATGAACTAGCACTTAAAATTTCAGGGGCTGTACAAGCAAGCCGTTGGACTCCAATAAAAAATGGTGGTTACATTCACTCCTTCAATGGAGCCCATTCTCTTTTTGTTGATACTATTCGTTCTTGCCGTGCCTTAGTTTTGAGCCATCGTTTAGGTCATGTATTTCAAGCCGAAAACGACATAAAAATAAACCTTCTTGATAGAGCATTACAACACATCAAAGCTACCGCTGATTATTCGGTGTTTTACGGCGAAGGTAGAGATTCTTATGATATTTGGGGAAGAACAGCCCACGAAAGCGTCTTCAATGTGAAAGATGGTAATTTTCGTTGTCCTAATTCTCAACAAGGCTATACCGGATTCAGTACTTGGACCCGTGGTTTAGCTTGGGCCATGTGTGGATTTCCTGAAGAGTTAGAATTTCTTGAAACCCTTGATGACTCCGAACTTGAAGCCTTTGGAGGCCGTGCAAATATTGAAAAATATATGCTTAAAGCAGCTCAAGCCACTTGCGATTTCTACCTCGAACATACCCCAATTGATGGCGTACCTTATTGGGATACTGGTGCACCAAACTTGTATAAATTAGGCGATTATCTCGGACAAAAAGCCAATCCTTATAATGATTACGAACCAGTTGATGCCTCAGCAGCAGCCATTGGCTCACAAGGCTTATTACGTTTGGGTAGATATTTAATGAGAAAAGGCGATACCGAAAACGGTAGAAAATACTGGCAGACTGGTCTAACAGTTTTAAACACGCTATTAGATGAACCGTATCTAAGCACAAAAGAAAATCATCAAGGATTGCTTTTACATTCCATTTATCATCAACCAAATGGATGGGATTATGTGCCTGAAGGTAGTAGAATAGCCAATGGTGAATCAAGTATGTGGGGCGATTATCATTTCAGAGAAGTAGCTCTTTATGTACAAAAACTCATCAATCAGGAGCCTTATTATACTTTTTATAACTGTTTGTAA